From one Bacteriovorax sp. BAL6_X genomic stretch:
- a CDS encoding NADP-dependent malic enzyme, whose amino-acid sequence MTDNKKVTDKPSADAQKIEKALNYHSMGRPGKIEVVATKPCLTASDLTKAYSPGVAHPCLEIAKNPDDVYKYTAKGNLVAVVSNGSAVLGLGNIGAAAGKPVMEGKGILFKRFADIDVFDIEVEESTVDGMVNVVKALEPTFGGINLEDIKAPECFEIEKQLIEKMDIPVFHDDQHGTAIIAAAGFINALELSKKKIDKVKVVFSGAGAASMACAKLFFHLGVKPENLIMTDSRGVIYKGREDGMNKYKEEFANETDARTLGDAMVDADVFIGCSAKGVLTKEMVKTMAKSPIIFAMANPDPEILPSEVEEVRDDAIMATGRSDFPNQVNNVLGFPSIFRGALDVRARKINEEMKLAAVYALAELAKEEVPDEVKLAYQGEDFKYGKNYIIPKPFDTRVLVRLAPAVAKAAMDTGVARMNIDDLQEYSEYLASRLSASGAFMKTVRDRLASQIKARDGKKVRMVFAEGVNTRILHVAKTLAEGDTIQPILLGHPDDIKAKIKSLNLEDVLDDSIEIIRPRKAPNFKEFYTEYCEMKQREGVSLNAAEDLMIQENFYGSMMVKKGLADAFIAGPTLNYSDCLKPALSVIGAQPGKKAAGVFILVFKDRVLFLADTTVQPDPSAEDLVEIAKSTQHLYKSLMRREPRIAFLSYSNFGDSKLPDAKKMKTATKLAKEKYPELKIEGEMQADVAVNAGIMDHLFDFSELGGSADILIFPELNSANISYKLLAQLSEASAIGPILAPMNQTVNIIQRTASIKEIVDSCRLTALRSLEEPKHD is encoded by the coding sequence ATGACTGATAATAAAAAAGTCACGGACAAACCGAGCGCGGATGCTCAAAAAATTGAAAAAGCACTAAATTACCACTCAATGGGACGCCCTGGAAAAATCGAAGTTGTTGCAACAAAACCATGTTTAACAGCATCTGATTTAACAAAAGCATACTCTCCAGGTGTTGCTCACCCATGTCTAGAAATTGCAAAGAACCCGGATGATGTTTACAAGTACACAGCTAAAGGAAATCTTGTGGCCGTTGTTTCAAACGGTTCTGCTGTTCTTGGTCTTGGAAATATCGGAGCTGCTGCTGGTAAGCCAGTAATGGAAGGAAAAGGTATTCTTTTCAAGCGCTTCGCCGATATCGATGTATTTGATATTGAAGTTGAAGAGTCAACTGTTGATGGAATGGTTAATGTTGTTAAGGCACTTGAACCAACTTTTGGTGGTATCAACCTTGAAGATATTAAAGCACCAGAATGTTTTGAAATCGAAAAACAATTAATTGAAAAAATGGATATTCCAGTATTCCATGATGACCAGCACGGTACTGCAATTATTGCAGCAGCAGGTTTCATCAACGCACTAGAATTATCTAAGAAAAAAATTGATAAAGTAAAAGTTGTATTCTCTGGTGCAGGTGCCGCTTCAATGGCATGTGCAAAGCTTTTCTTCCACCTTGGAGTAAAGCCAGAAAACTTAATTATGACAGATTCACGTGGTGTTATTTATAAAGGCCGTGAAGATGGAATGAATAAATACAAAGAAGAGTTTGCAAACGAAACAGATGCAAGAACTCTTGGGGATGCAATGGTTGATGCTGATGTATTTATCGGTTGTTCAGCTAAGGGTGTTTTAACAAAAGAAATGGTTAAGACGATGGCAAAAAGCCCAATCATCTTTGCTATGGCAAACCCTGATCCAGAAATTCTTCCAAGTGAAGTTGAAGAAGTTCGTGATGATGCAATTATGGCAACAGGACGCTCTGACTTCCCTAACCAAGTTAATAACGTTCTAGGTTTCCCTTCAATCTTTAGAGGAGCACTTGATGTTCGCGCACGTAAGATTAATGAAGAGATGAAGCTTGCTGCAGTTTATGCTCTTGCTGAACTTGCAAAAGAAGAAGTTCCTGACGAAGTAAAACTTGCTTACCAAGGTGAAGACTTCAAATACGGAAAGAATTATATTATTCCAAAACCATTTGATACACGTGTTCTTGTAAGACTTGCTCCAGCTGTTGCTAAAGCGGCCATGGATACGGGTGTTGCTAGAATGAATATCGATGATCTTCAAGAATACTCTGAGTACCTAGCAAGTCGTTTATCGGCATCAGGTGCTTTCATGAAAACTGTTCGTGATCGTCTTGCTTCACAAATCAAAGCACGTGATGGAAAGAAAGTTAGAATGGTTTTTGCAGAAGGTGTTAACACAAGAATTCTTCACGTAGCAAAAACTCTTGCAGAAGGTGATACAATTCAACCGATCCTTCTTGGGCACCCTGATGATATCAAAGCAAAAATTAAGTCTCTTAACTTAGAAGATGTTCTAGATGATAGCATTGAGATAATTCGTCCACGCAAAGCTCCAAACTTCAAAGAATTCTATACTGAATACTGTGAAATGAAGCAAAGAGAAGGTGTTTCCCTTAATGCGGCCGAAGACTTAATGATTCAAGAGAATTTTTACGGTTCAATGATGGTGAAGAAAGGGCTAGCAGATGCTTTTATAGCAGGGCCAACTCTAAATTATAGTGACTGCCTAAAGCCAGCACTAAGTGTAATTGGAGCTCAACCAGGTAAAAAAGCAGCGGGTGTTTTTATCCTAGTATTTAAGGACCGTGTTCTATTCCTTGCAGATACAACTGTACAACCTGATCCTTCAGCAGAAGATCTTGTAGAAATTGCAAAATCAACTCAGCATCTTTACAAGTCGCTTATGAGAAGAGAGCCAAGAATTGCTTTCTTAAGTTATTCAAACTTTGGAGATTCAAAACTTCCTGATGCAAAGAAGATGAAGACGGCAACAAAACTAGCGAAGGAAAAATACCCAGAGCTTAAGATCGAAGGTGAAATGCAAGCTGACGTTGCAGTAAATGCAGGAATTATGGACCACCTATTTGACTTCAGTGAACTTGGTGGTTCGGCTGATATCCTTATCTTCCCTGAGCTTAACTCTGCAAATATCTCTTACAAGCTTCTTGCTCAACTGAGTGAAGCTTCTGCAATTGGGCCAATTCTTGCTCCAATGAATCAGACAGTTAATATCATTCAAAGAACAGCTTCAATTAAAGAGATCGTTGACTCTTGTCGCTTAACGGCCCTTAGATCATTAGAAGAGCCAAAGCACGACTAA
- the gmk gene encoding guanylate kinase: MSEGKIIVIVAPSGSGKSTLIKRIKNEFHDLLESVSFTTRKAREGEDNGKHYNFITVDKFLVMKEQDAFLEWAQVHGNYYGTSKEFVENEIAKGHNLLFDLDVQGTDSFKEYFGDRARVIFIAPPSVEVLEQRLRGRGTETDESLNIRLDNAKRELLRKNDYDYLVVNDDLETAYIELKDIFEGILRK; this comes from the coding sequence ATGAGTGAAGGTAAAATTATAGTTATTGTTGCACCATCTGGATCAGGGAAATCGACTCTGATTAAGAGAATTAAAAATGAATTCCATGATCTTTTGGAATCTGTTTCTTTTACGACACGTAAAGCACGTGAAGGTGAAGATAATGGAAAGCACTATAACTTTATTACAGTAGATAAGTTTCTTGTTATGAAAGAGCAAGATGCATTCTTAGAGTGGGCACAGGTTCACGGGAATTATTACGGTACATCAAAAGAGTTCGTGGAGAATGAAATAGCCAAAGGGCATAATTTACTTTTCGATCTCGATGTCCAAGGTACCGATTCGTTTAAGGAGTACTTTGGTGACCGAGCACGCGTGATCTTTATTGCTCCACCTAGTGTTGAGGTATTAGAACAAAGGCTTCGTGGCCGTGGTACCGAGACAGATGAAAGTTTAAATATTCGTCTTGATAATGCAAAACGTGAGTTACTAAGAAAGAATGATTACGATTATCTTGTGGTCAATGATGACCTTGAGACGGCATATATTGAATTAAAAGATATTTTTGAAGGAATCTTAAGAAAGTAA
- a CDS encoding YdcF family protein → MFDKKYVFETKQTRSWRKALELFSKFVIFILGYSLLSYTLILYSQNENVKTKETFYKKRPDIIVVFTGDRGRIQEAIRLAKEYNQENILISGVHTKNNVSTLIQSHQITDEINHDFLDIDYNAKNTYENVLETLQALRKKSNIDSVLIVSHDYHILRIKSIIEYRRRKSDHYKFFFWGVKSPLNSFRSLKIIYKEVFKYFRTLTYLALASED, encoded by the coding sequence ATGTTTGATAAGAAGTATGTATTTGAAACAAAACAAACAAGATCTTGGAGAAAGGCCCTAGAGCTTTTCTCTAAGTTTGTTATTTTTATTCTAGGTTATTCACTTCTTTCTTATACTCTCATCCTCTACTCTCAAAATGAAAACGTTAAAACAAAAGAAACTTTCTATAAGAAACGACCTGATATTATCGTTGTCTTTACTGGAGATAGAGGTCGCATTCAAGAAGCAATTCGCTTAGCAAAAGAATACAATCAAGAGAATATTCTCATTTCAGGAGTTCATACAAAAAACAATGTAAGTACTCTTATACAAAGTCATCAAATCACTGATGAAATTAATCATGACTTTCTCGACATTGATTACAATGCAAAAAATACATATGAGAATGTATTAGAAACACTTCAAGCTCTTCGTAAAAAGAGTAATATTGACTCAGTATTAATTGTATCGCACGACTACCATATTCTTCGAATCAAATCGATTATCGAATATCGTCGTCGTAAAAGCGATCACTACAAGTTCTTTTTCTGGGGAGTAAAGTCACCACTAAACTCTTTCAGAAGTCTTAAAATTATCTACAAAGAAGTATTTAAATACTTCAGAACACTTACTTACTTGGCCTTGGCCAGTGAAGATTAA
- a CDS encoding flagellar basal body-associated FliL family protein, giving the protein MMNKWLKIEKYLNGLLSNLAIFFTGITPDKIKQIYHNFFATFTGLIKKLLALPEFLTGPTRKWLRLKLAAFVTFMLAKKQSLATIGEAIKNFKLSGEAPLMAYNTVKGFWSKNVAMKLAAVSPAKAVGITCSLTVFSLTGISVYQNIQEISDKTSPKQERKIASADELEKAKWGRSRYRLANKRTIFLRNVDVPIYIKNRNGMKSLLIDVLLETNNRYTAQYFYKPENEILIRDRLNESLQAVVPNFPLEPEGKKIIKEKVRYEVNKLIEDLKIDGNVERVYIDSILNG; this is encoded by the coding sequence ATGATGAATAAATGGTTAAAAATTGAAAAATATTTAAATGGTTTGCTTTCAAATCTGGCCATTTTTTTTACTGGAATTACACCTGATAAGATCAAGCAAATCTACCATAACTTCTTTGCCACATTTACTGGCCTTATCAAAAAACTTTTAGCTCTACCAGAGTTTCTGACGGGGCCAACGAGGAAATGGCTTAGGCTTAAACTTGCGGCATTCGTCACATTTATGCTGGCAAAGAAACAAAGTTTGGCAACTATTGGCGAGGCCATCAAAAACTTTAAACTCTCAGGTGAAGCTCCTCTTATGGCATACAATACCGTCAAGGGATTTTGGTCGAAGAATGTAGCGATGAAGCTTGCAGCAGTTTCACCAGCAAAGGCCGTTGGTATAACTTGTAGCCTAACGGTATTTTCACTTACAGGGATTTCTGTTTATCAGAATATTCAGGAAATCTCAGATAAAACTTCACCTAAGCAAGAAAGAAAAATAGCAAGTGCAGATGAACTTGAAAAAGCTAAATGGGGCCGTTCTCGTTATCGTCTTGCAAATAAGAGAACAATTTTTTTGAGAAACGTGGATGTTCCTATTTATATTAAAAATAGAAATGGAATGAAGTCTCTCCTTATCGATGTTCTTCTTGAGACTAATAACCGCTACACAGCACAGTATTTCTATAAGCCGGAAAATGAAATTTTAATACGTGACCGTCTTAACGAGTCTCTTCAAGCAGTTGTACCGAACTTTCCCCTTGAGCCTGAAGGTAAGAAGATCATCAAAGAGAAAGTACGCTACGAAGTCAATAAATTGATAGAAGATTTAAAAATCGACGGCAACGTTGAAAGAGTTTATATCGACTCAATTCTAAATGGATAA
- a CDS encoding Rid family detoxifying hydrolase, which yields MSFKKNIIATDKAPSAVGTYSQGVEYNGTYFFSGQIGIDPATSELKEGFVPQLNQIMKNIDGLLESQNLTREHIIKTSIFVTDLANFGEVNAAYEAYFTAPYPARSCVQVPALPKGAVVEIEVIAAKG from the coding sequence ATGAGCTTTAAAAAGAATATTATTGCAACAGATAAGGCACCAAGCGCGGTTGGTACATACTCGCAAGGTGTTGAATATAATGGAACTTACTTCTTTTCAGGTCAGATTGGAATTGATCCAGCGACTAGTGAATTAAAAGAAGGATTTGTTCCTCAACTTAATCAAATTATGAAGAATATTGATGGTCTTCTAGAGTCTCAAAACCTAACTCGTGAGCACATCATCAAAACTTCAATTTTTGTTACTGACCTAGCCAATTTTGGTGAGGTTAATGCTGCTTATGAAGCTTACTTTACAGCTCCATACCCAGCAAGAAGCTGTGTTCAAGTTCCAGCACTTCCTAAGGGAGCTGTGGTAGAAATTGAAGTTATCGCAGCGAAAGGATAG
- a CDS encoding sigma-54 dependent transcriptional regulator, producing MLEVPKLDKLVKDTFCVHGNSIEITPLFGPKRRILLNRTAYRIDLTGKDLIVEPLSITLPILSEQEEAEYNLSIVKTNVGDTFCLSGINGATFRINGTFSSHAYLRKGDEVAFGRNRIRCLCDDVEQELGLDYRVHPKLNVLIEGETGTGKTHLAKTLHEQSGVSGNFVHLNLSSYSQNILESELFGHKKGSFTGALSDKDGALKIANGGTLFLDEIDSISKETQAKLLLFLDDGLFYPVGSNQAEFIKTRVIVASGRSLEKLVQEGKMRADFFFRVSSEEVIRLDSLRECEKRLDQLLNSYEFKHGITIHPKLKRFYQNYSWPGNIRQLNAHLRKKYLKGKTNLLTYCEIDESLMKLNHIEMVSQDDHQFYSYREMKYHYFLKIYNHCDQNIKVSAKVLGVTNQTLRTVLSI from the coding sequence ATGCTAGAAGTACCAAAGTTAGACAAGCTTGTAAAAGACACATTTTGTGTCCATGGAAATTCTATAGAAATTACACCTTTATTCGGCCCAAAACGTCGGATTTTATTGAATCGAACGGCCTATCGTATTGATTTAACAGGAAAGGACCTCATTGTTGAGCCCTTAAGCATCACTCTACCAATACTTTCTGAACAAGAAGAGGCCGAGTATAATCTATCAATTGTTAAGACTAATGTTGGTGATACATTCTGTCTGTCAGGAATAAATGGAGCGACATTTAGAATTAATGGTACATTCTCATCCCATGCCTATTTAAGAAAAGGAGATGAAGTAGCTTTTGGCCGTAATCGTATCCGTTGCTTATGTGATGATGTTGAACAGGAGCTTGGCCTTGACTACCGAGTTCATCCAAAACTTAACGTATTAATTGAAGGGGAAACTGGGACTGGCAAAACGCACTTAGCAAAAACTCTACATGAACAGAGTGGTGTCAGTGGAAATTTTGTGCACTTAAACTTGAGTTCATATTCTCAAAATATTTTAGAATCTGAGTTATTTGGTCATAAGAAAGGGTCATTTACAGGTGCTTTGAGTGATAAAGATGGAGCATTAAAAATTGCAAATGGAGGGACCCTATTCTTAGATGAAATTGACTCTATTTCAAAGGAGACGCAAGCTAAGTTACTCTTATTTCTAGATGATGGACTTTTTTATCCTGTAGGATCAAATCAAGCTGAATTTATAAAGACAAGAGTTATTGTTGCCTCAGGTAGATCTCTTGAAAAGCTTGTCCAAGAGGGAAAGATGAGGGCAGATTTTTTCTTTCGTGTCTCTTCTGAGGAAGTTATCAGACTTGATTCTTTACGTGAGTGCGAAAAACGCTTAGATCAACTGCTAAACTCGTATGAGTTCAAACATGGTATAACGATACATCCGAAACTAAAGAGGTTTTATCAAAATTATTCATGGCCTGGAAATATTAGACAACTTAATGCTCATCTTAGAAAGAAGTATTTGAAAGGTAAGACTAATCTTCTGACTTATTGTGAAATTGATGAATCACTCATGAAACTAAATCATATAGAAATGGTATCTCAGGATGATCATCAATTTTATTCCTATCGAGAAATGAAGTACCATTACTTTTTGAAAATTTATAATCATTGTGATCAGAATATCAAAGTTTCAGCAAAAGTCTTAGGGGTTACAAATCAGACTCTTCGAACTGTTTTATCCATTTAG
- a CDS encoding YicC/YloC family endoribonuclease: MAKNIYSMTGFGKAEAGSESLQVTVEIKTVNHRFKDIRFKMSSLFNSVELEMRNLISQNFKRGSFDINVSYKRLETKSRFDDIDSEKVNAFISSMKNLADKNEVKIDIKPTDFLRNEFMKEVDESSIDEMNKFAIDALKGAIENLKESRETEGQKMVDVIKKHQKSYEEYFNIVNDKSDEFQAAVKERLEKRFDEYKTAMPVDEPRFMQEVIFYLEKMDIHEEINRINAHLSKLNDLLTKGGEVGRQIDFLIQELNRETNTTGSKSTLQEISEAVVQMKVQLEKIREQGLNLE; the protein is encoded by the coding sequence ATGGCGAAAAATATATATTCAATGACTGGCTTTGGTAAGGCCGAAGCAGGTAGTGAAAGCCTTCAAGTTACAGTTGAGATCAAGACTGTAAATCATCGTTTTAAAGATATTCGATTTAAAATGTCTTCACTATTCAATAGTGTTGAACTTGAAATGAGAAATCTTATTTCACAGAATTTCAAACGAGGAAGTTTTGATATAAACGTTAGCTATAAACGTCTAGAAACGAAATCACGTTTTGATGATATTGATAGTGAAAAAGTGAACGCTTTTATCAGTTCGATGAAGAACCTGGCCGATAAAAATGAAGTTAAAATTGATATAAAGCCAACTGATTTTTTACGTAATGAATTTATGAAAGAAGTCGATGAGTCTTCAATTGATGAGATGAATAAATTTGCAATTGATGCCCTTAAGGGTGCTATTGAAAATTTAAAAGAATCACGTGAGACTGAAGGTCAGAAGATGGTTGATGTTATTAAAAAGCATCAAAAATCTTATGAAGAATATTTTAATATTGTAAATGATAAGTCAGATGAATTTCAAGCGGCCGTAAAGGAAAGACTTGAGAAGCGATTTGATGAGTATAAAACGGCGATGCCTGTAGATGAACCTCGCTTTATGCAAGAGGTAATCTTCTACTTAGAAAAGATGGATATTCATGAGGAAATTAATCGTATAAATGCCCACCTTTCTAAACTTAATGATCTGCTGACAAAAGGTGGAGAAGTTGGCCGTCAAATTGATTTTCTTATTCAAGAACTTAACCGTGAAACGAACACGACGGGATCGAAGTCAACTCTTCAAGAGATTTCTGAAGCTGTTGTTCAAATGAAGGTTCAGTTAGAAAAGATTCGAGAGCAAGGTTTAAACCTCGAGTAG
- a CDS encoding M17 family metallopeptidase gives MNIVPSIMATKKSGPKTLRSTVTKIYLLTASALEESNITHSEHIPEWIIGRIGEEKEVSILGSEGPIIFKVIEEVKAEEQHYNLIADSSYSLAREALGSLVGQITKERSKKVEVNFYGLDQEMITGAIVGLELALYRFKEELSFGAISFFNDGKKVTKSIVDSALSIAQSINTARHLVNLPANILNPVTYANAVKKYFAKSTTMKVTVYDEKKLAKENCGLILSVGQASATPPRIVHLKYRPTGAKGKPTAIVGKGITFDCGGLNVKSGAGMGVMKKDMGGSATVMGFATWLEKSGVKKKVDLYLALAENSINELASRPGDIYTSRNGLKVEIGNTDAEGRLALADAMDIAITQKEKPEVLIDFATLTGAAKVSMGDFVTSMFANDDELADKLLKASQKNGDLSWRMPLYRPYYKGFKSNFADMNNMSKVKGGSIGAALFLEKFIGDTKWAHFDIFGWTSGFRPSLAQEGGSGQGVETLIGYFQN, from the coding sequence ATGAATATCGTTCCATCAATCATGGCAACTAAGAAAAGTGGCCCAAAAACACTTCGTTCAACAGTAACGAAAATTTACTTACTAACAGCTAGCGCATTAGAAGAAAGTAATATCACTCATTCTGAGCATATCCCAGAGTGGATCATTGGTAGAATTGGAGAAGAGAAAGAAGTTAGTATCCTTGGTAGTGAAGGCCCTATTATCTTCAAGGTTATTGAAGAAGTTAAAGCTGAAGAGCAACATTATAACCTGATTGCAGATAGTAGCTATTCACTTGCAAGAGAGGCTCTAGGATCTCTTGTTGGTCAGATCACAAAAGAAAGATCGAAGAAAGTAGAAGTTAACTTCTACGGACTTGACCAAGAAATGATTACTGGTGCAATCGTAGGTTTGGAACTTGCCCTTTACCGTTTTAAAGAAGAATTAAGCTTTGGTGCAATCTCTTTCTTTAATGACGGAAAGAAAGTAACGAAGTCGATAGTAGACTCAGCTCTATCTATAGCACAATCAATTAATACAGCAAGGCACTTAGTTAATCTTCCTGCAAATATATTAAATCCTGTAACTTATGCGAATGCTGTTAAGAAGTACTTTGCAAAATCAACAACAATGAAAGTTACTGTTTACGATGAGAAGAAGCTTGCCAAGGAAAACTGTGGGCTAATTCTAAGTGTTGGACAAGCGTCTGCTACACCTCCAAGAATTGTTCATCTTAAATACAGACCAACTGGAGCAAAAGGGAAACCAACTGCTATTGTTGGTAAAGGGATCACATTTGACTGTGGTGGACTAAATGTTAAGAGTGGCGCAGGTATGGGCGTAATGAAAAAAGATATGGGTGGTTCAGCAACTGTTATGGGCTTTGCAACTTGGCTTGAGAAATCAGGCGTAAAAAAGAAGGTCGATCTTTACCTCGCTCTTGCAGAAAACTCTATTAATGAGTTAGCTTCTCGACCAGGAGACATCTACACTTCACGCAATGGCCTAAAGGTTGAAATTGGTAATACTGATGCAGAAGGAAGACTAGCTCTTGCAGATGCTATGGATATTGCAATCACTCAAAAAGAAAAGCCTGAAGTTCTAATTGATTTTGCAACACTAACTGGAGCAGCAAAAGTTTCGATGGGTGACTTTGTTACAAGTATGTTTGCAAACGATGACGAGCTTGCTGACAAGCTTCTAAAGGCCTCTCAAAAGAATGGTGACCTTTCTTGGCGTATGCCTTTATATAGACCTTACTACAAAGGCTTCAAATCGAACTTTGCTGATATGAATAATATGTCTAAGGTAAAAGGTGGCTCTATTGGTGCAGCACTTTTCTTAGAGAAATTCATTGGTGACACTAAATGGGCACACTTTGATATCTTTGGTTGGACAAGTGGATTTAGACCATCACTTGCTCAAGAAGGTGGTTCTGGTCAAGGTGTTGAAACTTTAATTGGATATTTTCAAAATTAA
- a CDS encoding bifunctional (p)ppGpp synthetase/guanosine-3',5'-bis(diphosphate) 3'-pyrophosphohydrolase, whose protein sequence is MYQQLDFAHERELNIDELCRRVETYYPDADFTLLRKAYLFAEKSHEGQMRSSGEKYIIHPLNVAATLVKLHMDLDTIIAGLLHDVVEDCSVTPEEIEKEFTTEIAQIVVGLTKISKMKFKSKEQSQAENFRKMVVAMAQDLRVIIVKLADRMHNMKTLQYVREEKQKRIAEETLDIYVPLASRLGINSVKIELEDICLRYLHPDVYYRLAEKVAMKKSDREIYIGDTIGVVTEKLFEYSVKADITGRSKHFYSIYKKMVSRGVDFEQIHDILAFRIIVNNITECYKALGVIHSAFTPIPGRFKDYIAIPKVNNYQSLHTTVVGPKAERIEIQIRTQEMHEVAERGIAAHWKYKEGMSSGKTKLDWVQELLEYNKDTDNSSEFMSHVKNDLDVGGVFVFTPNGDVFELQDNSTPLDFAYRVHTDIGHRCVGAKVNGRMVPLKYVLRSGDTIEILTSKTQTPNKDWLNIVKSSKAKAKIKSWLLKAERERNIEVGKETLDKAFKVLGTTLKAVLKRNELDYAKENLTNVKTYSEIYNNVGAGKLHVDKVIECIPGLKDEKVDDAKKKEISSLTSTISRTAKKRAHKDNAVIVDGMDDLMVRMARCCNPIPGDPIIGYITRGRGITIHRSDCTRYDVGDVGRQIAVEWNENFTFKHPVNIRVLTHDRPGILSMISKEIGNLGVNIRSAMAKSTQDRKGSLIFEIEVKDYSELLKTISGLEALDSVISVTRG, encoded by the coding sequence ATGTACCAGCAACTCGATTTCGCCCATGAGCGAGAATTAAATATTGATGAACTTTGTCGACGTGTCGAAACTTATTATCCAGACGCGGATTTCACTCTTTTAAGAAAAGCTTATCTCTTCGCAGAAAAGTCTCATGAGGGACAAATGCGAAGCTCTGGAGAGAAGTATATCATTCACCCGCTGAATGTTGCTGCAACCCTCGTTAAGCTTCATATGGACCTTGATACGATTATTGCAGGCCTTCTTCACGATGTCGTGGAAGATTGTAGTGTTACTCCTGAAGAAATTGAAAAAGAGTTTACGACTGAGATTGCCCAAATTGTTGTTGGCCTCACTAAGATCTCTAAAATGAAGTTTAAGTCAAAGGAGCAATCACAAGCGGAAAACTTCCGAAAAATGGTTGTTGCAATGGCACAAGACCTGCGAGTTATTATTGTTAAGCTTGCAGATCGCATGCACAATATGAAAACTCTTCAGTATGTACGTGAAGAAAAACAAAAGCGTATTGCCGAAGAAACACTTGATATCTATGTTCCATTAGCATCGAGACTAGGTATCAACTCAGTTAAAATTGAACTAGAAGATATTTGTCTTCGCTACTTACACCCTGATGTTTACTATCGCTTGGCCGAAAAAGTTGCGATGAAAAAGAGTGATCGTGAAATCTATATTGGAGACACGATTGGGGTTGTAACAGAAAAGCTTTTTGAATACTCTGTTAAGGCCGACATTACAGGGCGTTCAAAACACTTTTATTCAATTTATAAGAAGATGGTTTCTCGTGGTGTTGATTTCGAACAAATTCACGATATTCTAGCTTTTAGAATAATTGTTAATAATATTACTGAATGTTATAAGGCCCTTGGTGTAATCCACTCCGCATTCACACCAATTCCTGGCCGTTTTAAAGACTATATTGCGATTCCGAAGGTAAACAATTACCAGTCTCTTCACACGACTGTAGTTGGACCTAAGGCAGAAAGAATTGAAATTCAGATTCGTACCCAAGAGATGCATGAAGTTGCTGAACGAGGGATCGCTGCTCACTGGAAGTACAAAGAAGGAATGTCTTCTGGAAAGACAAAACTAGATTGGGTCCAAGAGCTTCTTGAGTACAATAAGGATACTGATAATAGTTCTGAGTTCATGTCTCATGTTAAGAATGACTTAGATGTTGGTGGTGTTTTTGTCTTCACTCCTAATGGGGATGTTTTTGAATTACAAGATAACTCAACACCACTAGACTTTGCCTATCGTGTCCATACCGATATTGGACATCGTTGTGTTGGTGCGAAAGTAAACGGCAGAATGGTACCATTAAAGTACGTTCTACGCTCAGGGGATACGATTGAAATCTTAACTTCTAAAACTCAAACTCCTAATAAAGACTGGCTAAATATTGTTAAGTCTTCTAAGGCAAAGGCCAAGATTAAGTCATGGCTTCTTAAGGCCGAAAGAGAGCGCAATATTGAAGTAGGTAAGGAAACTCTTGATAAGGCATTCAAGGTTCTTGGTACGACTTTAAAAGCCGTTTTAAAGCGTAATGAGCTTGATTATGCGAAAGAAAATTTAACAAATGTAAAAACATATAGTGAAATCTACAATAACGTAGGTGCTGGGAAACTTCACGTTGATAAAGTTATCGAATGTATTCCAGGCCTTAAAGATGAAAAAGTTGATGATGCAAAGAAGAAAGAAATTTCTTCTCTAACTTCAACAATTTCTCGTACTGCTAAAAAACGTGCCCATAAAGATAATGCTGTAATTGTTGATGGTATGGATGACCTAATGGTTCGTATGGCCCGTTGTTGTAACCCTATTCCAGGGGATCCTATTATAGGATATATCACTCGTGGCCGTGGAATTACGATTCATCGTTCAGACTGTACTCGCTACGATGTAGGTGATGTTGGAAGACAAATTGCCGTTGAATGGAATGAGAATTTTACGTTCAAGCATCCAGTAAATATTCGAGTTCTTACTCATGATCGTCCAGGTATTCTTTCAATGATCTCTAAAGAGATTGGAAATCTTGGTGTTAATATTCGCTCAGCTATGGCGAAGTCAACGCAAGATAGAAAGGGGAGCTTAATCTTTGAAATTGAAGTTAAGGATTACTCGGAACTTCTTAAGACGATTTCTGGACTTGAAGCACTAGACTCCGTGATCTCTGTTACAAGAGGATAG